The Nostoc sp. 'Peltigera membranacea cyanobiont' N6 genome contains the following window.
GTAATCTCAATTAGAGCATAAGCTTGACCAGTTTCTTCACCTACCGCCTTAAAGGTATACAAATCGCCAAGCACCCAGTATGAAGAACCTTGTCCTGGTTGCTGCAATATTCCTTGCAGATTGATTGTCATAGAGATTCCCTTGTAAGATGTTTTCTATTATAGGATTTATCAGCAAAATCTCAATTTTTACTCTGTAATTAAATAGACATAAATAAGCGTAACTATATAATCGTAAATGGAGCAGACTGAAGTCAAGCAATATCTAAGATGAGTGAGTTATGCCTACTTATTCTTGCCTATTTAATTTTTGTATAGATTTAAATTAAATCAGGTAAAAATTCATCAGTTTTTTGTATATAAATAGCATATCTCTCTAGTAAAATATTTCTAGCAAATTAGTGCAACGCAGCCCAAATAACTATCCAGTCGCTTTTTCAAATTATTTTCACAACCCATGTTGCAGGCATTCATGAGCAAAACCAGTGATGACGAAATATTGTTGCACAACCAAACTTGGCAGAGGGAACGGCAAATCATAATCCGTTTGTCTTCTTTAAACTATCGAACTGGCGAACTAGGCAGCTATTTGCACAATATTGCCTGCGGAGTCAGCGAACTTATTAGAGTTGATTGGACAGTTGTTACCTTTTGCCAAGAAGGGTTTGAAACTGTTCTAGCTAGTAGTCTTGAAATGGGCGAGGGTGAACATGTTTATTCATTACATGGTTTACTAACTGGTACTGTTATTAAAATGGGTCACTCATTAGCCGTGAAAGATGCTCAAAAAAACCCAGAATATGGACAAGCTCCAGAAGGTTATTGTGCATATTTAGGGATACCATTGCGGACTGCTGAAAATAAGGTAATTGGTACTATCTGCTCTTTTAATCATCAACCACGTGATTTTACAAAAGAAGACATCCAAATTGTGGAATTATTTGCTGAACGAGCTGCAACGGCAATTGACAACTATCATCTTTATCAACAACAGTGCAAATTTAATCATCTTTTAGAAGCCGAGGTAGAGAAACGTACCGCAGAACTGCAAACAACCCAAGCCAAGCTTTTAGAACAAGAACGACTGGCGGCTATTGGTGAATTTGCTGCCATGATTGTGCATGAGATTCGTAATCCATTGACTACAATGATTATGGGATTAAAGTATTTCCGAAAAACCATTTTAACTGAATCTGCTCAAGAACGATTAGCGTTGGCATTGAGCGAAGCTAGTCGTTTGGAGCGTTTGCTAAGTGAAATTTTGCTCTACGCCAAGCCCCAAGTATTAGAGCTTTATGAATTAGATGTGAATGAACTAATTTATGAGTTGTTGCTATGCATTCATGAAATGCCAGAAGCTGTGGAAAGGCAAATTGAATTTATTCCAGTGTTGCCTACGGTAAAAGTTTTGGGGGATAAGGACAAACTAAAGCAAGTATTTATCAATATTATTCGTAATGCTTGTGAGGCAGTTACAGCAGGAGATATTGTTAAGTTGAAAGTAGACTTTACCCATATAAATAAAGTCTGTATTAATGTCCATAATGGCGGCGAACCAATTCCATCAGAAGTTTTAACTAAGCTTTCTCAGCCATTTTTCTCCACAAAACCTGGTGGTACTGGGTTAGGTCTTGCTATTACCAAACGTATCGTCAATGCTCATAATGGGGAACTGTCAATCTGTTCTGACCTATTAACAGGTACTACCGTGAGTGTTCAATTACCTGTAGTTACTTTTCGGAACTTTTAATTGATATCAAGTGCTTCTTCTGCTATGGGTATATAATTTATGATTATGATATACAGTATTACATCACTTCATCAGAAAAATCGATAAATGGAAAGACATCAAATTAGTCCAATAAACTGGTCACAAGAAACTTACATTAAAGCTTTAAAGAAAGCAGCACGCGCACATCAAGGTCAGAAAATGACAGGTTCCGAAATACCTTACCTTATGCACTTGAATCTTGTGAGCATGGAAGTAATTGCAGCCCTAAGTGTAGAAATAGAAAATGACGGAAACCTTGCCATTCAATGTGCTATTTTGCATGACACAATCGAAGATACTAATACAACTTTTGAGGAAATAAAAACTGAATTTGGTGAATCAGTAGCTAATGGTGTACTTGCACTGACTAAAGATGAAAGTTTAGCAAAACATCTCCAAATGACAGATAGTTTACAAAGGATAAAGGAGCAACCACGAGAAATATGGATGGTGAAATTAGCAGATAGAATCACTAACCTCCAAGCACCACCACATTATTGGACTCAAGACAAAATTATTCGATATCGAGAAGAAGGTATTCAGATTTATGAAGCTTTGCAGGATGCAAGTCTATTTCTTGCTTCCCGCTTGGCAAAATTAATTGAAGATTACAAAGCGTTTATTAAGTAAATAGACTTTTGTGAGTCAAATCACACTAGCAATCTAAGCACTGCAATAACATTATCTACATGCATAAATTCTTACGTAGAAAATGATGGAATTACTTGAACTAATCTTGGTGCTAGCTACAGTAGTTGGTGTTACAGATGGAAACACAATTTTGGTTAAAGATAATGGCGGACAAACAATTCCAGTCAGGCTAGCGTGTATTAAAGCACCAGACGCGACTGGACAGGCGTATACTTTAGCGGCAACTCAAAGGTTAAAACAGCTACTACCACCTAAAACTCCTGTCGTGATTAGAAGCACAGAACAACTCGATGATGGTCGTACAGTCGGTGAAGTGTTCGTGGATAATCGGTCAGTAAATCTCCTTTTGGTACAGTCGGGTAATGCTATCGTTGACCGAGAATCTTTACAAAATTGCTACGAGAGCAAAACCCAGTTTTTAATTGCAGAAGCTAATGCTAAAAATAAACACCTGGGATTGTGGCAGCAATCAAAAGTTAAATTAAATTTTCATGCCAAGTAATATCAAGTCCAGTTGTTTGGGGCAACCTCAGATGTAATCGATATTATATACTCGACTTTTTAAATAAGTCGAATATCTGGACAAAGCGAATTTACCAATCACATAGCTATTTTGGCTTTTTTTATATCATCAATCAATTCATCAATCCTTGATTGAGTCGTGTTCCAAGAACACATAAAACGTACTCCTCCCACACCAATAAATGTATAAAACTGCCAGTTATTTGCTTTTAAGCTGTGAATAACTTGTTCAGGTAACTTAACAAACACGGCATTGGCTTCTCTGGGAAACATCAAATCAACGCCTTCTATATTTAATAGTTTATTTTCTAAGTATTCAGCGCATTGATTGGCATGTCTGGCATTTTTTAGCCAAGCACCAGTTTCTAATAAACCTAACCAGGGAGCAGAAATAAACCGCATTTTTGAGGCTAACTGACCTGCTTGCTTACATCGATAATCAAAATCTTCTGCTAACTGTTTGTTGAAGAAAAGAATCGCTTCACCTAATGCCATTCCATTTTTAGTCCCACAAAAGCACAATACATCTACTCCAGTTTTCCAAGTAATTTCAGCAGGGCTTTTATTCATCGCAGCAACTGCATTTGCAAAACGAGCGCCATCCATGTGAATCTTTAAGTTATACTTTTTCGCAACTTCTTTAATTTCTAGAAGTTCTTCAATAGAATATAAAGTTCCTAATTCTGTTGATTGTGTAATACTAATAACTTTAGGCTTGGGATAATGGATGTCAGTCCGTCTAGTGACAATTGCCTCTACCGATTCTGATGTTAACTTGCCATTTTTACCTTGAGCTAGTAACAGTTTAGAACCATTGGATGCAAATTCAGGTGCGCCACATTCATCTGTTTCTATGTGAGATGTTTCATGGCAAATGACGCTGTGATATGACTGACAAAGGGCTGCCAAAGATAAAGAATTGGCGGCTGTACCATTAAAGGTAAAAAATACTTCACAATCAATTTCAAAGAGTTCCCGAAAATAATCTGTTGCCTTTTGAGTCCATTCATCATTTCCATAAGCTGGAACACTACCTTGATTTGCCCTAATCATATATTCCAGCGCTTCTGGACAAATTCCAGAGGAATTATCACTTGCAAATTGCTCTAACTGGTTACTCATAATTTCTGCTTTTATTTTTCTTAGTACTTGTTACAATATTAGTGAATAATTTTAGGAACTGCCAACTTTAAGATTGAGTAAGAATGTTATTAATTTCTCAGCTTATACAATGAATATGCTAATTAAAATAACTTCCAATGGGAATGAAATCAATTTTATCGAATAATTATAAATTACTTACAAATAAATATCAGCCCAGATATTAAGGTAAGTTGTTAGTCTGATAATTTTTATTTTTTAAACAAAATTTCTCTACTCACATCAGATGGCTAAATATTTTTTCTGTAGCTTTTTTCTGAGTAGTTATAGCCTCTCATAGGATGAATATTTTATTAAATGAATCTGCGAATGTCCACAGAAAACTGGAGTTTTAGTTTGCATTTACTGAGACGTTAAGTTACTTCGGTGTATTCCTCAGCCTTAGGTTCAGGGGATTCTGGGACATCAAGAATGGCAAATAACTAAATATTATGCTAGAAAAATAAAGTTTGCTAATTAAAACGCTAATCATATACTTATAATGTACTATACAATGCCCTGCCAGTAACTTACTTCCTGGTAAGAGTACAAATTGGGGAACCCGCCCAAGGCACTGGCTCACCAATGACTAATGACTAATAACTAATGACTGAACCATTGATTGAACTGAAAGGTGTTTCTAAGTCCTTTGGTAGCCATAAAGTTCTAGATAATGTAGACTTAACCATTTACCGGGGAGAAGCACTGGGGATTATTGGGCCATCAGGGACTGGTAAATCAACAATTTTACGGGTAATGGCGGGGTTACTTAGTCCAGATGAAGGAGAAATTTATGTGCAAGGGGTGCGGCGAGACGGTTTGATTGAGGATGGTGGCCAGCAGGTTGGCATTGGTATGGTGTTTCAGCAGGCGGCGCTATTTGATTCGCTGACGGTGGAGGAGAATGTGGGATTTTTACTTTATCAAAATTCAAAGCTGCCGCGATCGCGTATTCGAGATTTGGTACGAGAAAAATTGGAGATGGTAGGTTTGCCATCAATCAGCGACCTTTATCCAGCCGAACTTTCTGGGGGAATGCGAAAACGGGTAAGTTTTGCCCGTGCAATTATGTCTAACCCTGATAATCCCTCAGAAGGCCCAGAAGTTCTACTATACGACGAACCGACAGCCGGACTCGATCCCATTGCCTCAACAGTAATCGAAGATTTAATCCGCTATTTGCAATGTCTACATGGAGTTTGTAGTACCTATGCTGTTGTTACTCACCAAGACAGCACTATCCGCCGGACAGCTGATAGACTTATATTTCTCTATGAAGGCAAAGTGCAGTGGCAGGGTACAGTTAGTGAGATATACAACACAGAAAATCCGTTGATCAAACAATTTATAAGTGGAAGTGTGAAAGGGCCGATTCAAGTTGTCGGTTAGAAAGTGAGAAGTTAGGAGTGAGGAGTTAAAAGTGAGAAGTTAGGAGTGAGGAGTTAAAAGTGAGAAGTTAACAATGAGGAGCGAGGGTTAAATTAAACTCATAACTCATAACTCATAACTAATAATTTCCAATTCCTAGCCCCTGACTCCTAGCTCTCAATTCATAACTCCTAATTTCCAACTCATAACTAATTATTGGGTGGAGGAAAAAAATGCGAGGTCTGATGACAAGCCGCTTCGCGTCTGGGCGAACATTTAGAGAAGGCTCTGTGGGGTTGTTGCTCCTGCTAGGAATAGGGGTATTTGGGTTACTCTTTCTGTGGTTAAATAGATTTACTGCTGCTGGCCGTTCATACAAAATTATTGTAGAATTTGCTAACGCTGGCGGAATGCAAAAGGGAGCAATAGTTCGCTATCGAGGTGTTAAAGTCGGAACTATTGACAAGATTCTACCAAAGGCGAATGCTATCGATGTAGAAATTGAAATTGCCCAAACTGACTTAATTATGCCCCGGAATGTACTGGTGGAAGCTAATCAAAGTGGATTAATTAGCGAAAGTATTATCGACATCACACCAAAAACAACATTACCTACTGGGGGTGTGCTTGCTAAACCCCTAGATAGAAGTTGTGATACCAGTCTCATTGTCTGTAATGGCTCTCGCTTAAAAGGTCAGATTGGCATCAGTGTTGATGAACTAATTCGCAGTTCAACTGAGCTATCTGCTGCATACAATAACCCCAAATTTTATAGAAATGTCAATAGGGTTCTAGAAACTACCACAGGCGCAGCATCGAGTTTTACTGAACTAAGTCAGGATTTACAAGGTTTGACCAAAAGCTTGCGACAACAACTAAATACATTTTCAAGCACTGCCAATTCAGTGCAACGAGCGACAAATCAACTTAATACATCCGCAAATCAAACAGTAAATAAATTTGGTGATACTGCAACTCAAGCAAATCGTTTGATTAAAAATCTGGATAATCTGTTGACAACAAATCGTTCTTCGCTGGTTGGCGCTTTAAACAATATTACCCAAACCAGCAACCAACTACGTGTTACAGTCAGTAGCCTATCACCATCGATCAATCGATTGACTCAAGGAGAATTACTCAACAATTTAGAAACTCTTTCAGCAAATGCAGCCCAAGCCTCAGCTAATTTACGCGATGCTTCTAAAACTTTAAACGATCCCAAGAATGTGGTGTTGCTGCAACAAACTTTAGATTCAGCACGAGTCACCTTTGAAAATACCCAAAAAATTACATCTGATTTAGATGAATTGACAGGCGATCCTAATTTCCGCAAAAATTTACGGCAATTGGTAAATGGTTTAAGTGGTTTAGTCTCTTCTACACAAGATATGCAGCAACAAGTGCAAGTTGCTACTACTCTAGATTCGGTAAAAGCTGCTGTGAACAAACAAAAGAATCTAATTCCTACCCCAGTACCAACCAAACAGGCGATGTCCAATGACAAGTCGCTACCTGTCTACACAGTTAATCCTTCACCTGCTAATTTTGAAAGTGCTGAAATCACCCTTGAACCAACCCCCAGTCCGTCTATCCCTAACTCATCTCAAGAAGTTCTGTTGAAACAGCTGCGGGAGTATGGTAAGCAACGGGAGCAACTAGAGACAGGAAAATAAGCAATACAGCTTGACAATTTTAAGTAACATATTTTACTGTTTATACAGTGTGTTGCAACTCATCGACACCACTCATCAGAACCTTGAAAACTGCATAATTCCGTTGACTGGTGTCGATTGTTTGCACAGTAAGGGTTTCAGGCTGTAAAATTAGTCGCTTATTGATAATTAATTAATAGTTATTGAGAATTCAAAAAGTGGTGTCGATTTGGGGGTCTCAAACCCTTGCTCTGTAAGGTTTCCAAAAGGTAACTCTTTACATAACCACTTCCCCTAACGGGGACGGAAACTAAATACTTTAAGTTCTGAAAAACTTTGGGTGTGGTCTTGACTTTACATAACCACTTCCCCTAACGGGGACGGAAACAGCAGTTACAGAGTTATCAATGTATAATATCTTTTGACTTTACATAACCACTTCCCCTAACGGGGACGGAAACCATTGTAAGTAACTAATTTCTCCCATTATTGAGTAAACTTTACATAACCACTTCCCCTAACGGGGACGGAAACCATAAGAACTGGCACTGGTACCATAACTATTTGAAAAACTTTACATAACCACTTCCCCTAACGGGGACGGAAACTCTCCAGTGACTTGATCTTGCAAGGCAAAGTCTGCCTTTACATAACCACTTCCCCTAACGGGGACGGAAACTTTGATCGCTGACGGTGGTGAAGTTCCTGGTATGACGACTTTACATAACCACTTCCCCTAACGGGGACGGAAACACTACACCATTTGGCGTAGACCCTTTCCAGAGGAAACTTTACATAACCACTTCCCCTAACGGGGACGGAAACAGAATAGATCATATCCTGATCTTTATATCGAAGAACCGTGAAACTTTACATAACCACTTCCCCTAACGGGGACGGAAACTTTCCAAATCACCAGATGGGTTTTTTTGGTCAAGAACTTTACATAACCACTTCCCCTAACGGGGACGGAAACACTTGAAAGATGCCGTCTATTTTAACAGATGCAGCATTGCTGGCTTTACATAACCACTTCCCCTAACGGGGACGGAAACCCAATCTCGTGTAGAATTCTCCACCATTTTTGATAACGAGGCTTTACGTAACCACTTCCCCTAACGGGGATGGAAATATTTTCGAGACCTTTCTTGTCTTTGCTTCATTTAGGCGCATCTTCTGATTGGTATTGAGTACTCAAAACTGCTGAACCACTACAAGACCAGCAAGTACCAAGCGCCATACTTGGGCAAAGTCCCTATCGATATCTGGATCGCTCCATTCGGATGCGTGGGCTGGATGGTGAAAGCGAACTGTCGCTTGAAGGACTGCTTTAGCTGCTACTTGCGGATCGGTTACTCTAAACTCGTTAGTGGAAATACCGCTCTCTATGATTTGAGCAATCTGCCTAAGCAGTTCAGTAACGTGAGCTTCAACTACCCCTCGCGCCTCTTGGGTAATCGCTGAATAGGTTGCAAATAACTCTGGCTCTTTTAAGACTTTTTGACGTTTCAGAGTCATGAGTTGTTCAAACCATCGGTGCAACCGTTCTCTGGCGGAACCTGGCTCTTGGGCGATCGCTGCTAGCGGTGTGGAAACCCGATGCAGCCACCGTTCTGCCACTGCATCTCGCAGGGCAGCTTTGCTGGGAAAATGCCGATAAATCGTGCCGTGGCTCACCTCTAAAAAGCGAGCCACATCGACCACTGTTGCCTTTGCCAGACCGTAACGACGCAAAACTTCTTCTGCTGCATCGAGAATCCGCTCCGGTGTCAAAGGTGAATCATTCATGCGATAATTTTTTTACCTCTTTTCACTATTGAGCATTGCCATTTGTTCTGGGCCATAGCGATCGCCTGCGACGGCATTTAGTGGCACGGCTGCCTCAATCCGGGCGATATCATCCTTATTTAAGTGTAAATCCAATGCACCCAGAGCTTCATTTAAGCGATCGCAACGCCGTGCGCCAATTAGCGGTATAATGTCGTTTCCTTGCGACAGCACCCAAGCAATTGCCACTTGAACAACCGTGGCATTCCGTTCTTCGGCAATCAGGCGCAGGGCTTCGACTAGCAACAAATTGCGATCCAGATTCTCTCCAGAGAAGCGGGGTAGATGTACTCGATAGTCTTGCGCTTGCTCAGAGCGTTCTTTCGACCAGTGACCGCTCAACAATCCCCGTGAGAGAACTCCATAAGCGGTGACAGCAATGCCCAATTCCCGGACGGTTGGCAGGATCTCATCTTCAATGCTACGACTCAGGAGGGAATATTCAATCTGAAGCGAAGCGATCGGATGAGTCTTATGAGCGCGGCGAATTACATCTGCACCCACTTCAGATAAACCAATCTGGCGAACATATCCAGCTTTCACCATTTCGCTAATCGCCCCAATAGTCTCTTCAATAGGCACTTTCGGATCGAGTCGGGCTGGTTGGTAAAGGTCAATGTAATCGGTTCCCAGTCGTTTCAATGTATAGGCAAGTGAAGTCTTCACGGCTTCAGGGCGACCATCGAAGCCAAGAAAGTTGCCATCAGGAGAGCGCAACGCACCGAATTTAACGGCAATGAAGACATTTTCCCGCCGTCCTGTCAAGGCTTCGTTTAGCAGCATTTCATTGTGTCCCATGCCGTAAAAGTCGCCTGTATCCAGTAAGTTAATACCTGCATCAAGCGCTGCATGAATTGTTGCAATACTTTCCTTGCGATCGGCTGGCCCATAAACATCAGACATACCCATACAGCCAAGCCCAAGCGCCGATATCATTGAACCGTTTTTTCCGAGTTGACGCGACAACATAGCAACTTCTCCACTGTGGTGATAAAACTATGATACCAATCAAGTGACAAAAATCAATATCTGTCATTCAATCTTTGTTAAGAAACTATTCGGATCGTGTCTGATTAGCGGTGCTGTAGTAGCGATCGCTCATGAAAAAACGAACCGCAAAGGACGCAAAGGACACAAAGAAATAAGCTAGAGCGGCAAAACTAACTTGAGAGGTGAAACGAAAGGCTTAATTGCGTTTGCGCGAAAGAAAATCAAAAACGATTTTTCTAGGTTTCCAAAATATCTCTAGCAAGTTTTACCACACTAGGAAATAAGAGTTTCAGAGAGTTTTTGCGTAAGTCCTATATTTGTTATTTTTTGCTCAAGTCAGGGAACTCTATGAATACAATTCAGTACTTCACGCAGCATTAACCACAGAAAGGCTTCCCGTAGGGTAGCAACTTGTATTGGTTGTTGTGGGTTTAGTTGAACTGTGTTGTAAGGATAATTTAGAGTTTTGAGGAGCGGCTAATGGATAAATCAATTATTCAGTTGGTTGACGAATTACCGACTGACAATATTACTGTCAAAGTTTTAAAGGCTCTTGATTACGTAGCACCAGGTGAGTGGAGCAATTTGACGGGGTTTGATAATAGTATTCGCAGCATTACCGGAGAAACCGATGCTAAGGTAATTCAGAGAATCCGCGATCGCGCTGCCGTCTTATACCAAGATCCTCAAAAAGGCTATGAGTTTGCAATCAAACTTTATCAAACAATTGATAAGGCAGATACAGCTATGGCAGCAGCAGCTTTAGCGAATAAAGTTAGTGAGAAAATCGGCTTTCTGTCTTTTTTAGGCAACATTACTCCCAAAGCTGATGTCACTCAATCCATTGACTTAGCACTGAAAATCGCCGTCGAAATCATCGCCTTTTGCAAACTAAATGGTATTCCTCAACCTAACCCCCAAGAGTTTGCTAATTCCCTTGCGAACAACTATCAAAATGCATCCTTAATGCGGATGGTAGCTTTGGTTTGTATAGACGGAATACTACCATTAGGCCCCGACTTTCTTAGCAAAATTCATAACGTTATTAGTGGCGCTGATACTAGCGCAATAACTCAAAATCCGGTTTTCTCGGCTATCAATAACTTTCTTCCTGGTAGTAATCCCTCTGATAAAGTTGGTTTTCTCAGTCAGAGTTTTAACTCCGTCCAAGGCTGGATGAATGATTTAGTATCTAAAACAGGGATAACTCCGCAATCAATTTCTAGTCATTTAGGTAATTTTATTCAGATTGCTGATGATAATTTAGATTTCGTCGCCGCATTTCTAGATCAAACTACCAATTACTACGAACATACAGGAACTCAAACTGTCGCTCGTGGATTGATTTTGGAAGCATACACTTTAGTAAAAGAAGAAATTAAACAAGAGCAACAAAAGCCGATCCAAGATGTTTCGTCTGCTTCTGCTGTCAAGTCAGATAACAATCAGTATGAAGTCAGCAAAACTGTAGAAGTTTGGGATAGTGAAGAGGAAGATTGGTATCAGGGAACAATTGAAAAAATCCAAGAAGACCAATTCTTTATTCATTACCTTGGCTACGGTTCATCTTATGACGAATGGGTAGGCGAAGATGACATTCGGACTCGCGATCTTCGCGCTGCTGATGACAATGGATATGCAGTTGGTCAAAAAGTAAAATGTTGGGATGAAGAGCAAGAGGCTTGGTATTCTGCAACGATTCAGCAAATCCAAAATCAGCAATACTTTGTTCGCTATGCTGGTTATGACTCATCTTATGATGAGTGGGTTGATAGCGATGAGATTTCTTAATTATTGAATTAGCACGGGGGCGACAAGAGGATATCTACGATGGGTTATTCGGTGCTGCGCCCTGTGCTAGTGGTCTATCAAATTCATTTTGACCGTTGGAGAGACGCGATAAATCGCCGTCTCTACAAGGATTTTATCTATCAATTATTTATTGACAGACTACTAGTGGTCTATCGCATTAATTTTGCTGGGTTGCGAGATCCCCGACTTATTAAAGAAGTCGGGGATCTGAACACCTTAACCTTTCAGAAATAATGACATGAACCACTAGCTAGCATATAGTACTTTTAAAAATTACGAATTATTTTGACAGTTGCGCTACTATATCCCCTATTGCCTTCGTGCAATAGGAGTAGTGCAGGTTAAACAGATGACAGAAGAATTTAATACACAGGGCGCACAGAATCTGGTTGCGATCGCAGATCAATTCGCTCAACAGGGAAAGGTTACAGGCATTAAAGCATTTGGTAGTGGTAATATTAATGACACCTTCTTAGCAACTCTAGATGACTCAAAAGAACAACATTTTGTCCTGCAACGCATCAACACGCAGGTATTTCGTCAGCCAAAACTGATTATGCAGAATATGCGTACCTTCACTGACCATGTTCACAAAAGGTTACAGCACAGCCCCTTGAATCGTCGTTGGGAAGTACCGCGCGTACTATTAACTAAGGATGCAGAAGACCACTTTCAGGATGCAGACGGCTCCTTTTGGCGGGCGATTAGCTTTATTGAAAACTCCCAGTCTTTTGATACTATGGGCGATCGCGCACAAGCGCAAGAAATTGGTTATGCCTTGGGGATGTTCCACAATTTAATCAGCGATTTGCCACCAGAAAAACTCGCTGATACCCTTCAAGGATTCCATATTACACCGCTTTACCTCCAGCATTATGAGGAAGTTTTCGCAACAGCTAGTGTATGTAATAATGCTGAGGTTAATTATTGTTTGCGATTTGTTAGCGATCGCCAAGCCTTTGCACATATCCTAGAAAATGCCAAAGCTGAGGGCAAATTACCCCTGCGTCTGATGCACGGCGATCCAAAAATCA
Protein-coding sequences here:
- a CDS encoding GAF domain-containing sensor histidine kinase, encoding MSKTSDDEILLHNQTWQRERQIIIRLSSLNYRTGELGSYLHNIACGVSELIRVDWTVVTFCQEGFETVLASSLEMGEGEHVYSLHGLLTGTVIKMGHSLAVKDAQKNPEYGQAPEGYCAYLGIPLRTAENKVIGTICSFNHQPRDFTKEDIQIVELFAERAATAIDNYHLYQQQCKFNHLLEAEVEKRTAELQTTQAKLLEQERLAAIGEFAAMIVHEIRNPLTTMIMGLKYFRKTILTESAQERLALALSEASRLERLLSEILLYAKPQVLELYELDVNELIYELLLCIHEMPEAVERQIEFIPVLPTVKVLGDKDKLKQVFINIIRNACEAVTAGDIVKLKVDFTHINKVCINVHNGGEPIPSEVLTKLSQPFFSTKPGGTGLGLAITKRIVNAHNGELSICSDLLTGTTVSVQLPVVTFRNF
- a CDS encoding HD domain-containing protein, producing the protein MERHQISPINWSQETYIKALKKAARAHQGQKMTGSEIPYLMHLNLVSMEVIAALSVEIENDGNLAIQCAILHDTIEDTNTTFEEIKTEFGESVANGVLALTKDESLAKHLQMTDSLQRIKEQPREIWMVKLADRITNLQAPPHYWTQDKIIRYREEGIQIYEALQDASLFLASRLAKLIEDYKAFIK
- a CDS encoding thermonuclease family protein, with product MMELLELILVLATVVGVTDGNTILVKDNGGQTIPVRLACIKAPDATGQAYTLAATQRLKQLLPPKTPVVIRSTEQLDDGRTVGEVFVDNRSVNLLLVQSGNAIVDRESLQNCYESKTQFLIAEANAKNKHLGLWQQSKVKLNFHAK
- a CDS encoding threonine aldolase family protein — translated: MSNQLEQFASDNSSGICPEALEYMIRANQGSVPAYGNDEWTQKATDYFRELFEIDCEVFFTFNGTAANSLSLAALCQSYHSVICHETSHIETDECGAPEFASNGSKLLLAQGKNGKLTSESVEAIVTRRTDIHYPKPKVISITQSTELGTLYSIEELLEIKEVAKKYNLKIHMDGARFANAVAAMNKSPAEITWKTGVDVLCFCGTKNGMALGEAILFFNKQLAEDFDYRCKQAGQLASKMRFISAPWLGLLETGAWLKNARHANQCAEYLENKLLNIEGVDLMFPREANAVFVKLPEQVIHSLKANNWQFYTFIGVGGVRFMCSWNTTQSRIDELIDDIKKAKIAM
- a CDS encoding ABC transporter ATP-binding protein; its protein translation is MTEPLIELKGVSKSFGSHKVLDNVDLTIYRGEALGIIGPSGTGKSTILRVMAGLLSPDEGEIYVQGVRRDGLIEDGGQQVGIGMVFQQAALFDSLTVEENVGFLLYQNSKLPRSRIRDLVREKLEMVGLPSISDLYPAELSGGMRKRVSFARAIMSNPDNPSEGPEVLLYDEPTAGLDPIASTVIEDLIRYLQCLHGVCSTYAVVTHQDSTIRRTADRLIFLYEGKVQWQGTVSEIYNTENPLIKQFISGSVKGPIQVVG
- a CDS encoding MlaD family protein produces the protein MRGLMTSRFASGRTFREGSVGLLLLLGIGVFGLLFLWLNRFTAAGRSYKIIVEFANAGGMQKGAIVRYRGVKVGTIDKILPKANAIDVEIEIAQTDLIMPRNVLVEANQSGLISESIIDITPKTTLPTGGVLAKPLDRSCDTSLIVCNGSRLKGQIGISVDELIRSSTELSAAYNNPKFYRNVNRVLETTTGAASSFTELSQDLQGLTKSLRQQLNTFSSTANSVQRATNQLNTSANQTVNKFGDTATQANRLIKNLDNLLTTNRSSLVGALNNITQTSNQLRVTVSSLSPSINRLTQGELLNNLETLSANAAQASANLRDASKTLNDPKNVVLLQQTLDSARVTFENTQKITSDLDELTGDPNFRKNLRQLVNGLSGLVSSTQDMQQQVQVATTLDSVKAAVNKQKNLIPTPVPTKQAMSNDKSLPVYTVNPSPANFESAEITLEPTPSPSIPNSSQEVLLKQLREYGKQREQLETGK
- a CDS encoding TetR family transcriptional regulator: MNDSPLTPERILDAAEEVLRRYGLAKATVVDVARFLEVSHGTIYRHFPSKAALRDAVAERWLHRVSTPLAAIAQEPGSARERLHRWFEQLMTLKRQKVLKEPELFATYSAITQEARGVVEAHVTELLRQIAQIIESGISTNEFRVTDPQVAAKAVLQATVRFHHPAHASEWSDPDIDRDFAQVWRLVLAGLVVVQQF
- a CDS encoding aldo/keto reductase codes for the protein MLSRQLGKNGSMISALGLGCMGMSDVYGPADRKESIATIHAALDAGINLLDTGDFYGMGHNEMLLNEALTGRRENVFIAVKFGALRSPDGNFLGFDGRPEAVKTSLAYTLKRLGTDYIDLYQPARLDPKVPIEETIGAISEMVKAGYVRQIGLSEVGADVIRRAHKTHPIASLQIEYSLLSRSIEDEILPTVRELGIAVTAYGVLSRGLLSGHWSKERSEQAQDYRVHLPRFSGENLDRNLLLVEALRLIAEERNATVVQVAIAWVLSQGNDIIPLIGARRCDRLNEALGALDLHLNKDDIARIEAAVPLNAVAGDRYGPEQMAMLNSEKR